The Mytilus galloprovincialis chromosome 2, xbMytGall1.hap1.1, whole genome shotgun sequence genome has a window encoding:
- the LOC143063592 gene encoding uncharacterized protein LOC143063592: MRGVFDESRNPLDGKSTEDLDQLVCQLTNPSLNVTGKSHSLDILSIPSDRELTRSPTELSTDIKFKCSLSPQSPKDKKSAKKNWRKRILERKKCQGKIGSCDIDESVELSFDKDTRDVKDMSFDSTSSRSSSGLKSTQVSFNCDSSLDASDLDQQPEARPPFLKKIDDSVDPEQQSEMKAVNMNKKDKESKRQRLKRIITRPLRRSQSACCENEIPSHALFLDSKGSKSKDTMESRAMDLLLYQRLFGEQEDKTKRFHKTFSAESALTEKDELLNNNFSTKSKSKNLAKNMKKRFQFLRRQNTDTVVDQENSFSFFSVTTYDQALQWSRSVEDLLHDKNGLELFLGYLRSEFSEENLEFWIACEEFRSCNESSMTGMAEQIYNNFVVSKAPKEVNLDSDTRMETVLALENPSRDTFDVAQYKIQALMAKDSYPRFLESDLYQFVLENISKA, encoded by the exons GGTGTTTTTGATGAATCAAGAAATCCATTAGATGGAAAAAGCACAGAAGATTTAGATCAATTAGTCTGTCAGCTTACCAATCCTTCTCTCAATGTAACTGGTAAATCTCATTCATTAGACATTCTATCCATTCCGTCGGATCGAGAATTAACGAGATCTCCCACTGAGCTATCGAcagatataaaatttaaatgttctcTCTCACCACAATCTCCAAAGGACAAAAAGTCAGCAAAGAAAAATTGGAGAAAAAGAattttggaaagaaaaaaatgtcaaggaAAGATTGGGTCATGTGACATCGACGAATCTGTAGAGCTATCATTTGATAAAGACACACGTGATGTCAAAGACATGTCTTTTGACAGCACATCGTCTAGATCATCTTCAGGTTTGAAAAGTACACAGGTATCATTCAACTGTGATTCATCATTAGACGCATCTGACCTAGATCAACAACCGGAAGCTAGACCACCATTTCTGAAGAAGATTGATGATTCTGTGGATCCAGAACAACAGTCTGAAATGAAAGCTGTCAACATGAATAAAAAAGATAAGGAGTCCAAAAGACAGAGACTAAAGCGGATAATCACCAGACCTTTACGGCGGAGTCAGAGTGCATGCTGTGAAAATGAAATCCCATCACATGCATTATTTCTAGATTCAAAGGGCAGCAAATCTAAAGATACT ATGGAAAGTCGTGCTATGGACTTACTCCTGTATCAAAGACTTTTTGGTGAGCAGGAAGACAAAACAAAACGATTCCATAAGACATTTTCAGCTGAGTCAGCATTAACAGAGAAAGATGAACTTCTCAACAACAACTTTTCTACAAAATCGAAATCCAAAAACTT GgcaaagaatatgaaaaaaagatttcAGTTTCTGAGAAGACAAAACACAGACACAGTGGTGGATCAAGAAAACTCTTTTTCCTTCTTTAGTGTAACAACCTACGACCAAGCATTACAGTGGAGCAGATCAGTCGAGGATCTCCTTCATGATAAAA atggTTTAGAACTTTTTCTTGGATATTTGAGATCAGAGTTTAGTGAAGAGAATTTAGAATTTTGGATTGCTTGTGAAGAATTTCGGTCGTGTAATGAATCTAGTATGACAGGGATGGCAGAACAGATCTACAATAATTTTGTGGTTTCAAAAGCACCAAAAGAG GTTAACTTGGATTCCGACACAAGAATGGAAACAGTTTTAGCATTGGAAAATCCTTCAAGAGATACCTTTGATGTAGCACAGTACAAAATTCAAGCTTTAATGGCCAAAGACTCCTACCCTAGATTTCTAGAATCTGATCTCTACCAGTTTGTTTTGGAGAATATATCCAAGGCTTAG